The proteins below are encoded in one region of Hydrogenobacter sp.:
- a CDS encoding methyltransferase domain-containing protein, with translation MAHKFDPSKLEKLDDPSRLDLFDPARVLKEFGLKKGMKVLDVGTGAGFYLPYLSQIVGEDGKVYAIDTQEVAVEYAKRKVEKLDLKNVQVVKSQENSIPLPNESVDFVFMAFVFHELQSPVEFLKELKRVSKKNAYLAIIDWKKEERDKGPPPEEVYSEWEIGLMLEEAGIKVGRVIELSRYAFGIYAIFLQDDGEGFRNPVRIPPGMV, from the coding sequence ATGGCTCATAAATTTGATCCATCTAAGCTTGAAAAGTTAGATGACCCTTCAAGACTTGATCTTTTTGATCCCGCAAGAGTCCTTAAGGAGTTTGGACTCAAAAAGGGTATGAAGGTACTTGATGTTGGGACAGGTGCAGGGTTTTATCTCCCATACCTCTCACAAATAGTTGGAGAAGATGGAAAAGTTTACGCCATAGATACACAAGAGGTAGCTGTTGAATACGCAAAGCGCAAAGTGGAAAAGCTTGATCTGAAAAACGTACAAGTGGTCAAATCCCAGGAAAACAGCATACCTCTTCCCAACGAAAGCGTTGATTTTGTTTTCATGGCTTTCGTCTTTCATGAACTTCAAAGTCCAGTTGAGTTTTTGAAAGAACTCAAAAGGGTATCTAAGAAAAATGCTTATCTTGCTATAATAGACTGGAAAAAAGAGGAAAGGGACAAAGGACCTCCTCCAGAAGAGGTTTACTCGGAGTGGGAGATAGGGCTTATGCTTGAAGAGGCTGGGATAAAAGTGGGAAGAGTTATAGAACTGAGTAGATACGCCTTTGGGATTTACGCCATATTTTTACAAGATGATGGGGAAGGTTTTAGGAATCCTGTGAGGATTCCACCGGGGATGGTATGA
- the mrdA gene encoding penicillin-binding protein 2, with product MPRRRFLFLALLSMIFYFVVLFRLLYLQVFKRSYFAELSKRNYLRLKVLYPQRGEILDRNGERIAYDIPKYVLFLDPQKLEDPNSLNELLIELKNLFNIDIGESSLREKMKGFEPIPIKTLENQEEIDKFYNNSYKLPGVFINMIPQRYYPYGEITSHITGYTGYPTDEDLKKYKERVHMQSLIGKYGAERAFDEFLLGFTGGEEVMINAVGKPVKVVRTIVPKKGNTVVLTVDVRIQRILYEIFSKSGHKAGGILLIHAKTGEVLGMLSYPCFDPNALSEKWQEYFSDPYKPLFNRCLFAKYPPASVIKPALAVALLEKGLSIREGVVCNGRFELGNRIFYCWNRHGHGWENVKTAIRDSCDVFFYNYGYYKLGQKGIEEILREFSYGEGIPFELPCAKGFIPTPAWKRKRLGDAWYGGDTVNLSIGQGYITATLLEQVLMMSGIVNNGVIYKPTLIREVRDPSGRVVWKNKRTIYKVVKASPEYFSIVKEALRDVVKRGTAQLANSHIAEIAGKTGTAQVSPFSTGRKHLPYHLRDHAWFVGFAPYRDPIFLIGVLIEHGGSGGGTAAPLARAVLERIYMEGINREFI from the coding sequence ATGCCCAGACGTAGGTTTCTTTTTCTTGCCTTACTCAGCATGATTTTTTATTTTGTAGTCCTGTTTAGACTCCTTTATCTGCAAGTTTTTAAAAGGTCCTACTTCGCGGAACTTTCCAAAAGGAACTATCTTAGGTTGAAGGTACTTTATCCTCAGAGAGGTGAGATTCTTGATAGGAATGGGGAAAGGATAGCTTATGACATACCAAAGTACGTGCTTTTTTTGGATCCTCAAAAGCTGGAGGATCCAAACTCTTTGAATGAACTTTTAATTGAACTTAAAAACCTCTTTAACATAGATATCGGAGAGAGCAGTTTAAGAGAGAAGATGAAAGGTTTTGAACCAATTCCCATAAAAACCCTTGAGAACCAAGAGGAAATAGATAAGTTTTACAACAACAGTTATAAACTGCCTGGAGTTTTCATAAACATGATTCCCCAGAGATACTATCCTTACGGAGAAATAACTTCCCACATAACGGGTTATACAGGTTATCCTACCGATGAGGATCTCAAAAAGTATAAGGAAAGAGTACATATGCAGAGTTTGATAGGTAAGTATGGTGCGGAGAGAGCTTTTGATGAATTTTTGTTGGGTTTTACCGGTGGAGAGGAAGTTATGATAAACGCCGTGGGAAAACCTGTAAAAGTCGTGAGAACCATAGTACCCAAGAAAGGGAACACGGTAGTACTTACCGTTGATGTGAGGATTCAGAGAATTCTTTACGAGATTTTCAGTAAGTCGGGACACAAGGCTGGAGGGATTCTTTTAATTCACGCTAAGACAGGTGAAGTTCTTGGAATGCTAAGTTATCCCTGTTTTGATCCGAATGCGCTTTCCGAAAAGTGGCAAGAGTACTTTTCGGATCCCTATAAACCTCTTTTTAATAGGTGCCTTTTTGCTAAGTATCCTCCAGCATCAGTTATAAAACCCGCTTTGGCTGTAGCTCTTCTTGAAAAGGGATTATCTATAAGAGAGGGAGTGGTATGCAATGGCAGATTTGAGCTTGGAAATAGGATCTTTTACTGCTGGAACAGACACGGTCACGGTTGGGAAAACGTGAAAACCGCCATAAGGGATTCATGTGACGTATTTTTTTACAACTACGGTTACTATAAGTTGGGTCAAAAGGGCATAGAAGAGATTTTAAGGGAGTTTTCTTACGGTGAGGGTATTCCTTTTGAACTTCCTTGTGCCAAAGGTTTTATCCCAACACCAGCATGGAAAAGGAAAAGGCTCGGTGATGCATGGTACGGTGGAGATACTGTGAATTTGTCAATAGGTCAAGGTTACATAACAGCTACATTACTTGAGCAAGTACTTATGATGAGTGGTATAGTTAACAATGGTGTCATATACAAACCTACACTTATAAGGGAGGTTAGAGATCCTTCAGGAAGGGTAGTGTGGAAAAATAAAAGGACTATTTACAAAGTGGTGAAGGCTTCACCCGAATACTTCAGCATAGTAAAGGAGGCTTTGAGAGATGTAGTAAAGAGAGGGACAGCGCAGTTAGCTAACTCACACATAGCGGAAATAGCAGGTAAAACCGGCACAGCGCAAGTATCCCCGTTCAGCACGGGAAGAAAACACTTACCTTATCATCTGAGGGATCACGCATGGTTTGTAGGTTTTGCACCATACAGGGATCCAATATTTCTTATAGGCGTTCTAATAGAACACGGAGGATCTGGAGGTGGAACCGCAGCACCGCTGGCAAGGGCGGTTTTGGAACGTATATATATGGAAGGTATAAATAGAGAGTTCATATAA
- the uvrB gene encoding excinuclease ABC subunit UvrB — MKVQEGFVLQTNLKPAGDQPKAISALLDNLERGVKEQVLLGATGTGKTFTLACLIAQYNKPTLVIAHNKILAAQLYREFKELFPDNAVEYFISYYDYYQPEAYIPEKDLYIEKDASINDVLERYRHSATISVLERRDVIVVASVSCIYGLGSPDTYYSMKLKLSIGDKVSISRLLRKLVEIGYERNDYAYKRATFSVKGNVLEVIPSDVEDRIIRVEFWDDEIERITVLDVLNRSPLKEITSFTLFPASHYIAPKDRIEEALKEIKEDLDQRVKWFRSQGKELEARRLYQRTMYDIEMIRELGHCKGIENYSRYFDGRKPGEPPFTLLDYFPDDFLLIIDESHVTLPQIRAMYNGDRSRKEKLVEYGWRLPSALDNRPLKFEEFLERINQVVYVSATPGDWEINRSKGVIVEQIVRPTGLVDPEVEVRPTKGQLEDLLKEVQERKKRGERALVLTTTKRLAEDVADYLIERGVSAKYMHSELDAIERAKVIKDLREGSIDVIVGVNLLREGLDLPEVSLVAILDADKEGFLRSYTSLIQTIGRAARNINGKAILYADRMTESMKRAIEETKRRREKQKLYNELHGITPKSVKKPVKDLLSIEELDYAKIPVSIPKGINSEDDLLRRIEKLEKEMLECAKRWEFEKAAKLRDEIKKLRELLNLV, encoded by the coding sequence ATGAAAGTTCAAGAAGGTTTTGTGTTGCAAACTAATCTCAAACCTGCAGGAGATCAGCCTAAAGCTATATCCGCACTGCTTGACAACCTTGAAAGAGGTGTCAAAGAACAAGTGCTTTTGGGAGCTACTGGTACTGGAAAAACCTTCACCTTAGCTTGCCTCATAGCCCAATATAACAAACCTACTCTGGTTATAGCCCACAACAAGATACTTGCTGCTCAGCTTTACAGAGAGTTTAAAGAGCTTTTTCCTGATAACGCTGTGGAATACTTTATATCCTACTATGATTATTACCAACCTGAGGCGTACATACCAGAAAAGGATCTGTATATAGAAAAAGACGCATCCATCAACGATGTACTTGAAAGGTATAGACATTCAGCAACCATATCTGTACTTGAAAGGAGAGATGTTATAGTGGTTGCTTCCGTATCATGCATATACGGACTTGGATCTCCAGACACTTACTATTCTATGAAGCTCAAGCTTAGCATTGGAGACAAAGTTAGTATAAGCAGGTTGCTAAGAAAACTCGTTGAAATAGGCTACGAGAGGAATGATTACGCATACAAAAGGGCAACTTTCAGTGTAAAGGGGAACGTCTTAGAAGTCATACCTTCCGACGTGGAAGACAGAATAATCAGGGTGGAATTTTGGGATGATGAAATAGAGAGGATAACTGTACTTGACGTTTTAAACAGATCACCTTTAAAAGAGATCACGAGCTTCACTTTATTTCCAGCATCACATTATATAGCACCTAAGGATAGGATAGAAGAGGCTCTTAAGGAGATAAAGGAAGATCTTGACCAGAGGGTAAAGTGGTTTAGATCCCAGGGAAAGGAACTTGAAGCGAGAAGGCTCTATCAGAGAACTATGTATGACATAGAGATGATAAGGGAATTGGGACACTGCAAGGGTATAGAGAATTATTCAAGGTACTTTGATGGCAGAAAACCTGGTGAACCGCCCTTTACACTGCTTGATTACTTTCCAGATGACTTTTTGCTCATAATTGACGAATCGCACGTTACACTACCCCAGATAAGGGCTATGTATAACGGGGACAGATCCAGGAAGGAAAAGCTCGTTGAGTATGGATGGAGGCTACCTTCAGCTCTTGACAACAGGCCTCTCAAATTTGAGGAGTTTCTTGAGAGGATAAATCAGGTTGTGTACGTGTCCGCAACACCTGGCGATTGGGAAATAAACAGAAGCAAAGGCGTTATAGTTGAGCAGATAGTTAGACCTACTGGACTTGTAGATCCTGAGGTGGAAGTGAGACCCACAAAGGGACAGCTTGAGGATCTTCTTAAGGAGGTGCAGGAAAGGAAAAAAAGGGGTGAAAGGGCACTTGTGCTTACCACAACGAAGAGACTTGCTGAAGATGTGGCGGACTATCTTATAGAGAGAGGTGTGTCGGCTAAATATATGCATTCTGAACTTGATGCTATAGAGAGGGCAAAGGTTATAAAAGATCTAAGGGAAGGGAGCATAGATGTGATAGTAGGTGTAAACCTTTTGAGAGAAGGTCTTGACCTTCCAGAAGTTTCTCTTGTTGCCATTTTAGACGCAGATAAAGAGGGCTTTTTAAGAAGTTATACATCTCTTATACAGACCATTGGAAGAGCAGCAAGGAACATAAACGGAAAAGCTATACTTTATGCGGATAGGATGACAGAATCTATGAAAAGAGCCATAGAGGAAACAAAAAGGAGAAGAGAAAAGCAAAAACTTTACAACGAGCTTCACGGCATAACGCCTAAAAGCGTAAAAAAACCCGTAAAGGATCTCCTATCCATTGAGGAGTTAGATTATGCTAAAATACCTGTAAGTATTCCCAAAGGAATAAATAGTGAGGATGATCTACTGCGGAGGATAGAGAAATTGGAAAAGGAGATGCTTGAATGTGCAAAAAGATGGGAATTTGAAAAGGCTGCAAAGCTCAGGGATGAGATAAAGAAATTGAGAGAACTTTTAAATCTCGTGTGA